The following proteins come from a genomic window of Campylobacter coli 76339:
- a CDS encoding Translation elongation factor P, with the protein MASYSMGDLKKGLKIEIDGIPFKIVEYQHVKPGKGPAFVRIKIKSFIDGKVLEKTFHAGDKCEAPNLEEKTMQYLYDDGENCQFMDTESYEQVAISEEDVGEAKKWMLDGMMVDVLFHNGKAIGVEVPQVVELKIVETAPNFKGDTQGSNKKPATLETGAVVQIPFHVLEGEVIRVDTVRGEYIERANK; encoded by the coding sequence ATGGCATCTTATTCAATGGGCGATTTAAAAAAAGGGCTTAAAATCGAAATCGATGGAATTCCTTTTAAAATAGTTGAATATCAACATGTAAAACCAGGAAAAGGTCCTGCTTTTGTGCGCATAAAAATCAAATCTTTTATTGATGGCAAGGTTTTAGAAAAAACTTTTCACGCAGGAGATAAATGCGAAGCTCCAAATTTGGAAGAAAAAACTATGCAGTATCTTTATGATGATGGTGAAAATTGTCAGTTTATGGATACAGAATCTTACGAGCAAGTTGCAATCAGCGAAGAAGATGTGGGTGAAGCAAAAAAATGGATGCTTGATGGTATGATGGTGGATGTGCTTTTTCACAACGGCAAAGCTATCGGCGTAGAAGTTCCGCAAGTTGTAGAACTAAAGATTGTAGAAACAGCTCCAAATTTTAAAGGCGATACTCAAGGTTCAAACAAAAAACCTGCTACACTTGAAACAGGCGCGGTTGTACAAATTCCTTTCCATGTTTTAGAGGGCGAAGTTATACGCGTTGATACAGTGCGTGGAGAATATATAGAAAGAGCTAATAAGTAA
- a CDS encoding membrane protein, whose product MSKRKILKQQCKEIIQLNPTERVWQMPFFFALAVGFALSIAAYYERMDLGLIAMIGIMAFVYTTNTPIYHRMAVTMCCSFGLCLSFLIGLCTHFFPAFSPLIIGLVAMASSILIRYYNIGAPGYFFFVFSCLLASFFPFPPKDYIFLVGLICIGGIIANIAAFLYSISVIYIFKNSPPKPVLQNGNLGFDIIFVDSMIIAFFVGFAVFLGAFLELDRSYWVAVSTTVILQGANLKSVWIKQLQRILGTTVGILFAWWLLKIKFTPLEFVFLMMFLAFIIEFLVVRNYALTVIFLTPYVTYLAEAASFGNLSVDMLIHARLQDIIIGSLLGLLGGFVIHKPYLRKYFEYIAKYIFRVRLKTK is encoded by the coding sequence ATGAGCAAAAGGAAAATTTTAAAACAACAATGCAAAGAAATCATACAGCTTAATCCAACTGAAAGAGTTTGGCAAATGCCTTTTTTCTTTGCCTTGGCAGTTGGATTTGCACTTAGTATTGCCGCATATTATGAGCGTATGGACTTGGGATTAATTGCTATGATAGGAATTATGGCTTTTGTTTATACAACCAATACGCCCATATATCATAGAATGGCTGTTACAATGTGCTGTTCTTTTGGTTTGTGCTTATCTTTTTTAATAGGACTTTGCACCCATTTTTTTCCTGCGTTTTCTCCGCTCATAATCGGTCTAGTAGCCATGGCTAGCTCTATTTTGATACGCTATTACAATATAGGTGCACCGGGGTATTTTTTCTTTGTTTTTTCCTGCTTATTGGCTTCATTTTTTCCTTTTCCACCCAAAGATTATATTTTTTTAGTGGGATTAATTTGTATAGGTGGTATCATTGCCAACATAGCTGCTTTTTTATACTCTATATCTGTCATTTATATTTTTAAAAATTCCCCACCCAAACCTGTTTTACAGAATGGAAATTTGGGTTTTGATATCATCTTTGTGGATTCTATGATTATTGCTTTTTTTGTTGGTTTTGCAGTGTTTCTAGGAGCATTTTTAGAACTCGATAGAAGTTATTGGGTTGCAGTGAGTACAACTGTTATCTTGCAAGGAGCCAATTTAAAATCAGTCTGGATAAAACAGCTTCAACGCATTCTTGGGACGACAGTGGGAATCTTATTTGCATGGTGGCTTTTAAAGATTAAATTTACCCCTCTAGAATTTGTCTTTTTGATGATGTTTTTAGCCTTTATAATTGAGTTTTTAGTAGTTAGAAACTACGCCTTAACTGTAATTTTTCTTACTCCTTATGTGACTTATTTGGCCGAGGCGGCTTCTTTTGGAAACTTAAGCGTCGATATGTTAATACATGCTCGCTTGCAAGATATTATCATAGGAAGCCTTTTAGGGCTTCTAGGGGGTTTTGTTATTCACAAGCCTTATTTAAGAAAATATTTTGAATACATTGCAAAATATATTTTTAGAGTAAGACTAAAAACCAAATAA
- a CDS encoding Gamma-glutamyl phosphate reductase, translating to MRNLLENIKKNSQKLLNLTPKDKENIILKLAHTLRKNFKTVLEANEKDIDNFTKSGAMRDRLLLDEKRIFSLCDALEKIAYLEDPIGKISKGWVNYAGLKIEKVSIPIGLIGVIYEARPSLSAEIIALMIKSSNACVLKGGSEAKFTNSAIFDLVYKVLEGFNLQDCFAMFYERNEIMQILAFDDLVDVIIPRGSSNMIQEITSHTKIPLIKQDKGLCHAFVDESANLNIALEIILNAKCQRVSVCNALETLLIHEKIAKDFIKLLIPEFEKFKVKIHAHENILEHFKNSKLEISKADESTFDTEWLDYAISIKSVKDCDEAIEHINQHSSLHSETIISNNALNIGKFQRLLRSSCIYVNASTRFSDGGEFGFGGEVGISTSKLHARGPMGVEDICTYKYLISGEGQIRK from the coding sequence ATGCGAAATTTACTTGAAAATATTAAGAAAAATTCTCAAAAACTACTTAACTTAACACCCAAGGATAAAGAAAATATTATATTAAAACTAGCTCACACTTTAAGAAAGAATTTCAAAACCGTACTAGAAGCTAATGAAAAAGATATAGACAATTTTACTAAAAGTGGAGCAATGCGGGACAGACTTTTGCTAGATGAAAAACGCATTTTTTCTCTTTGTGATGCTTTGGAAAAAATCGCTTATTTAGAAGATCCTATAGGTAAAATTTCCAAAGGCTGGGTTAATTATGCGGGCTTAAAGATAGAAAAAGTCAGCATTCCTATAGGGTTAATCGGTGTGATTTATGAAGCAAGACCGAGTCTAAGCGCTGAAATCATCGCTTTAATGATAAAAAGCTCCAATGCTTGCGTACTTAAAGGAGGCAGCGAAGCAAAATTTACAAATTCAGCTATATTTGATCTTGTTTATAAAGTACTAGAAGGGTTTAATTTGCAAGATTGTTTTGCTATGTTTTATGAAAGAAATGAGATCATGCAAATTTTAGCTTTTGATGATTTAGTCGATGTGATCATCCCTCGTGGAAGTTCAAATATGATACAAGAAATTACTAGTCATACAAAAATTCCACTCATCAAACAAGATAAAGGCTTGTGTCATGCTTTTGTGGATGAGAGTGCAAATTTAAATATAGCTTTAGAAATCATCCTTAATGCAAAATGCCAAAGAGTAAGCGTTTGCAATGCTCTAGAAACCCTTTTAATCCATGAAAAAATTGCTAAAGATTTTATAAAGCTTTTAATCCCTGAATTTGAAAAATTTAAGGTAAAAATTCACGCACATGAAAATATCTTAGAGCATTTTAAAAACTCAAAATTAGAAATTTCAAAGGCTGATGAGAGCACTTTTGATACAGAATGGCTTGATTATGCTATCAGTATAAAATCGGTAAAAGATTGTGATGAGGCTATAGAGCATATTAACCAACACAGCTCTTTACACTCTGAAACCATAATCTCAAACAATGCTTTAAACATAGGCAAATTTCAACGCCTTCTACGCTCATCTTGTATTTATGTCAATGCCTCGACTCGTTTTAGTGATGGGGGTGAATTTGGCTTTGGTGGAGAAGTGGGAATTTCCACAAGTAAACTTCATGCAAGAGGTCCTATGGGGGTTGAAGATATTTGCACTTATAAATATCTAATCAGTGGAGAAGGACAAATAAGAAAATGA
- a CDS encoding membrane protein produces the protein MILLIISCILLAIVLGYITKINVGLFAMVFSYIIGAFFMDLEVKKIIAFWPISIFFVIFAVSLFYNFAVVNGTLEKLSGHLMYRFANYPYLLPFVIFAISAIIAALGAGFYTVLAFMAPLTFLLCDKVGLSKIAGAMAINYGALGGANFMTSQSGIIFRTLMEKSGIDTGVAFINSSFIFIATIVLPIFVLSFFVLSAFRNKTQVSVIEKPEAFDTKQKTTLILMFIMIFIVLAGPIAHLIFPQISIIEYFNKKIDIAMIAIIFVAIALFLKLADEKKVIALIPWNTLIMICGVGMLISVAVEAGTIKWLSTLVKNEVSVVFIPLTMCAIAAFMSLFSSTLGVVTPALFPIIPSIAQSSGLSEALLFTCIVIGAQASAISPFSSGGSLILGACPEKYREKLFKDLLVKAVPIGFGAAIIATIIISFIL, from the coding sequence ATGATATTGTTGATAATTTCTTGTATTTTACTAGCAATTGTCTTAGGTTATATTACCAAGATAAATGTGGGACTTTTTGCTATGGTTTTTTCTTATATTATAGGTGCCTTTTTTATGGATCTAGAAGTTAAAAAAATCATTGCTTTTTGGCCTATTTCTATATTTTTTGTGATTTTTGCTGTTTCACTTTTTTACAATTTTGCTGTGGTTAATGGGACTCTTGAAAAATTATCCGGACATTTAATGTATCGTTTTGCTAATTATCCTTATTTGTTACCTTTTGTTATTTTTGCAATCAGTGCGATTATCGCCGCTTTGGGTGCTGGATTTTATACAGTTTTGGCTTTTATGGCGCCGCTTACATTCTTACTTTGTGATAAAGTGGGTTTAAGCAAAATTGCAGGAGCTATGGCTATAAACTATGGAGCTTTGGGTGGAGCTAATTTCATGACTTCTCAAAGTGGGATTATTTTTCGTACTCTTATGGAAAAATCAGGGATTGATACAGGTGTAGCTTTTATAAATTCGAGTTTTATTTTTATAGCGACTATTGTTTTACCTATCTTTGTTTTATCGTTTTTCGTATTGAGTGCTTTTAGAAACAAAACACAGGTGAGTGTGATAGAAAAACCAGAAGCTTTTGATACAAAGCAAAAAACAACTTTGATTTTGATGTTTATAATGATATTTATCGTTTTGGCAGGGCCTATAGCTCATCTTATTTTTCCTCAAATTTCTATAATAGAGTATTTTAATAAAAAAATAGATATTGCGATGATAGCTATTATTTTTGTTGCCATTGCTTTATTCTTAAAATTAGCCGATGAGAAAAAAGTTATAGCGCTTATTCCTTGGAATACTTTGATTATGATATGTGGGGTAGGGATGCTTATTAGTGTAGCGGTTGAAGCAGGGACAATTAAATGGCTTTCAACTCTTGTAAAAAATGAAGTGAGTGTGGTTTTTATCCCTTTAACAATGTGCGCCATAGCAGCCTTTATGTCACTTTTTTCAAGTACTTTAGGTGTGGTAACTCCAGCTCTTTTTCCTATAATTCCAAGCATAGCTCAAAGTAGTGGTTTAAGCGAAGCCTTACTTTTTACTTGTATAGTTATAGGCGCTCAAGCTTCTGCGATTTCTCCATTTTCTTCAGGGGGAAGTTTGATTTTAGGTGCTTGTCCTGAAAAATACAGAGAAAAATTATTTAAAGATTTGCTTGTAAAAGCAGTGCCGATAGGCTTTGGTGCAGCTATTATAGCCACCATTATTATCAGTTTTATTTTATAG
- a CDS encoding Thioredoxin reductase encodes MKKVDLIVVGAGPTGIGCAVEAKLKNKEVLVLEKSNNICQTLMQFYKDGKRVDMAYKGCEGTNHGHVPFQDGTKESTIETFQNALNEHNIEVEFGSEVESVKNENGVFLVSTGKGIYECKNIIVAIGRMGKPNKPDYKLPGTLTKIINFNANSVLGDEKILVVGGGNSAAEYAVDLASSNKVSLCYRKKEFTRLNDINLKDIHEAGNSGKVELKLGIDIEELEDDNGKAKVKFNDGSSETYDRIIYAIGGSTPLDFLQKCGINVDDKGVPLMDENKQSNVKGIFVAGDIATKNGASIVTGLNDAVKILAVI; translated from the coding sequence ATGAAAAAAGTAGATTTAATCGTAGTAGGTGCAGGGCCAACAGGAATTGGCTGTGCAGTTGAGGCTAAGCTTAAAAATAAAGAAGTTTTAGTATTGGAAAAATCAAACAATATTTGCCAAACTTTAATGCAGTTTTACAAAGATGGCAAAAGGGTTGATATGGCTTATAAGGGTTGTGAAGGAACAAATCACGGACATGTTCCTTTTCAAGATGGAACTAAAGAAAGCACCATAGAAACTTTTCAAAATGCTTTAAATGAGCATAATATAGAAGTTGAATTTGGCTCTGAGGTAGAGAGCGTTAAAAATGAAAACGGAGTATTTTTAGTAAGTACAGGCAAGGGTATTTATGAGTGTAAAAATATCATCGTTGCTATAGGCAGAATGGGTAAGCCTAATAAGCCTGATTATAAACTTCCTGGAACTTTAACAAAGATTATTAATTTCAATGCCAACTCTGTTTTAGGTGATGAAAAAATCCTCGTTGTAGGAGGCGGAAATTCAGCTGCAGAGTACGCAGTGGATTTGGCTAGTTCAAACAAAGTAAGTCTTTGTTATCGCAAGAAAGAATTTACAAGGCTAAATGATATCAATCTTAAAGATATCCACGAAGCTGGAAATTCAGGCAAAGTAGAATTAAAACTCGGTATAGATATAGAAGAGCTTGAGGATGATAATGGCAAAGCTAAAGTGAAATTTAACGATGGTAGCAGTGAGACTTATGATAGAATCATTTATGCTATCGGTGGTTCTACTCCTCTTGATTTTTTACAAAAATGCGGAATCAATGTCGATGATAAAGGAGTTCCTTTAATGGATGAAAATAAACAAAGCAATGTAAAAGGCATTTTCGTAGCAGGAGATATTGCAACTAAAAATGGCGCAAGCATAGTAACAGGTTTAAATGACGCTGTAAAGATACTTGCCGTAATTTAA